A single region of the Chryseobacterium culicis genome encodes:
- a CDS encoding molecular chaperone, whose product MSRLSLLLFSLLFLSSFHGYAQTGVSVSPPRLYFESGNGNSNTQTITVTNVSAKNSLDLAISLGDWEYDGKGENITYPSNTLPTSCASWVSVKKEENYFTLAPGEKKDIEVTLTVPNALSDQLATHTAVLYVSQMNPVDDVDHKGANIKVSIRSGIKLFHKLPAAKTKKLEIQNLVYGKTTHTINLFFENQGDLWGDGKIYTDFVNTQTGKKVSLDPVIFYTMPGNKREMNIPIPASLEKGKYTASVMIDYGDNNNLELGELSFSYE is encoded by the coding sequence ATGAGCAGACTTTCTCTTCTCCTTTTCAGTCTTCTTTTCCTATCCTCTTTTCACGGATATGCACAAACAGGAGTTTCGGTTTCACCGCCAAGACTGTACTTTGAGTCGGGAAACGGAAACAGCAATACCCAGACCATAACGGTAACGAATGTAAGTGCCAAGAATTCTCTGGATCTTGCCATAAGTTTGGGAGACTGGGAGTATGACGGCAAAGGTGAGAATATAACGTATCCCTCCAATACCCTACCCACTTCCTGCGCAAGTTGGGTTTCGGTCAAAAAAGAAGAGAATTACTTTACCCTGGCTCCCGGAGAAAAAAAAGATATTGAGGTAACTCTTACCGTTCCGAATGCCCTTTCAGACCAGCTGGCTACCCATACAGCCGTTTTGTATGTAAGCCAGATGAATCCGGTAGATGATGTGGATCATAAGGGAGCGAATATCAAAGTAAGCATCCGCTCAGGAATCAAATTATTCCATAAGCTGCCTGCAGCCAAAACCAAAAAACTTGAAATCCAGAATCTGGTATACGGAAAAACAACCCATACCATCAACCTCTTTTTTGAAAATCAGGGTGACCTATGGGGAGACGGAAAAATATACACCGACTTTGTGAATACGCAAACCGGAAAAAAAGTATCTCTGGATCCCGTTATCTTTTACACCATGCCCGGAAATAAAAGGGAAATGAATATCCCTATTCCAGCAAGCCTTGAAAAAGGAAAGTATACCGCTTCCGTCATGATTGATTACGGAGACAACAACAATCTTGAATTAGGAGAATTAAGTTTCAGCTATGAGTAG
- a CDS encoding glycosyltransferase, with the protein MAKFAFIVPPLTGHVNPTLSIGATLLERGHEVAWISLDPTLEAKLPEGGKLLLIQYDQTDEEKKESEQYLDIISKKVVYGIDSVKFLYEEVLIPLNRHCYNGIIALLKTYQPDLIIGDHQLFAAPVAAKTLGIPYATSVTAPAAIKIMNELPKVHEWEVNQIIDLQKELGFQEERSLATSDLLTLVLTSNYFFGEMDDLPSQYQFTGPVLTERRVSCEFDWEKLKSKNNKKILVSIGTTFDHDHKKAFFQKVIDAFKDEDLTVIVVSDPQLFEQWPDNFMVYHQVPQLDLLPHLDGVVCHGGHNTVSETLSHGIPLVVIPIAYDQSHVAGRVVRTEAGERLNFNRFKGNHLREAVQQILNNPSYKEAAQKVGQSFVEAGGSATAANLLEQAILKASKPEKPSKFLFVVPPFFGHVSPTLSVGASLIARGHEVKWFGITPLDSKHIPEGGSYFYPEEELVPYQEEIARILKRQDDGPACSGPEVMKLALEETYVPFAKMMMPGLTRLTESWMPDVIVNDCITFGGALFAHKHNIPCVTTTPVPPDVMGDTEKSAPKIWEWQQNLIKDLQKEVGIHEEGIYIHSHKLNMVFTSQAFAGFETVPSHMKFVGPVKGRPNDAPFDWDKLNASTTPKIFVSLGTLLVDIRKAFFEKIIAAFKDQPVTVIAATPPEIFEEWPDNFIVNSFVPQSAVMQRMDMVICHGGFNTVNDTFRNGLPMLITPIAYDHFHIAKLIEQAGCGISIRYKRLRVDALRETAFELLENPKYRAAAQEVRNTFTLAGGNDKAVELLENFVQEHSTLASV; encoded by the coding sequence ATGGCTAAATTTGCATTTATAGTTCCACCATTGACAGGACATGTCAACCCTACCCTAAGCATCGGTGCTACCCTGCTGGAAAGAGGACATGAAGTAGCCTGGATCAGCCTTGACCCAACGTTAGAGGCTAAACTTCCCGAAGGAGGAAAATTATTACTGATCCAATACGATCAGACCGACGAAGAAAAGAAAGAAAGTGAACAATATCTAGATATTATTTCAAAGAAAGTAGTCTACGGCATAGACAGCGTTAAGTTCCTCTACGAAGAGGTGCTTATTCCGCTGAACAGACATTGCTATAACGGAATTATTGCTTTACTGAAAACATATCAGCCTGATTTGATTATCGGAGACCATCAGTTATTTGCTGCCCCTGTTGCCGCAAAAACTCTTGGAATCCCTTATGCTACTTCCGTTACCGCTCCGGCCGCCATTAAAATCATGAATGAGCTGCCTAAGGTACACGAATGGGAAGTAAATCAGATCATTGATCTACAGAAAGAACTGGGCTTTCAGGAAGAGCGTTCTCTGGCAACCTCAGACCTTTTAACACTTGTGCTGACCTCCAATTATTTTTTTGGTGAAATGGATGATCTGCCTTCTCAATATCAGTTCACAGGTCCCGTTCTTACCGAAAGACGTGTTTCATGTGAATTCGACTGGGAAAAGTTAAAAAGCAAAAACAACAAAAAGATCCTGGTAAGTATCGGTACTACCTTCGATCATGATCATAAAAAAGCTTTCTTCCAAAAGGTCATTGATGCCTTTAAAGATGAAGATTTAACCGTTATAGTGGTTTCCGATCCGCAGCTTTTCGAACAGTGGCCGGATAACTTTATGGTGTATCATCAGGTTCCTCAACTGGATCTGTTGCCTCATCTTGACGGTGTGGTGTGCCATGGCGGTCACAATACCGTATCCGAAACACTATCACACGGTATTCCTTTGGTAGTGATCCCGATTGCCTATGACCAGTCTCATGTTGCCGGACGTGTTGTGCGTACAGAAGCAGGTGAACGTCTTAATTTTAACAGATTTAAAGGAAATCACCTGAGAGAAGCTGTACAGCAAATTCTGAATAACCCAAGCTACAAAGAAGCAGCTCAGAAAGTGGGACAGTCTTTTGTGGAAGCAGGAGGTTCTGCTACGGCAGCCAACTTACTGGAGCAAGCCATATTGAAAGCTTCAAAACCTGAAAAACCATCTAAGTTTTTATTTGTAGTTCCTCCGTTCTTCGGACACGTGAGTCCTACTTTAAGTGTGGGAGCCAGTTTAATTGCCCGTGGCCACGAAGTAAAATGGTTCGGAATTACGCCTTTAGACAGTAAACATATTCCGGAAGGAGGTTCTTATTTCTATCCTGAAGAAGAGTTGGTTCCTTATCAGGAGGAAATTGCCCGCATTCTGAAAAGACAGGATGACGGACCCGCATGTTCCGGACCTGAAGTGATGAAACTGGCCCTGGAAGAAACCTATGTTCCTTTTGCTAAAATGATGATGCCGGGACTTACCAGACTGACCGAAAGCTGGATGCCTGATGTGATCGTGAATGACTGTATTACATTCGGAGGTGCTCTTTTCGCTCACAAACATAATATTCCTTGTGTAACCACTACTCCAGTTCCACCGGATGTGATGGGAGATACAGAAAAAAGTGCTCCAAAAATCTGGGAATGGCAGCAAAACTTAATCAAAGATCTGCAAAAAGAAGTAGGCATTCATGAAGAAGGAATTTATATCCATTCTCACAAACTGAATATGGTGTTTACATCACAGGCTTTCGCTGGTTTTGAAACCGTTCCTTCCCATATGAAATTCGTAGGTCCGGTAAAAGGTCGTCCGAATGATGCCCCATTTGACTGGGATAAACTGAATGCATCTACCACTCCGAAGATATTTGTATCATTAGGAACATTGTTGGTAGACATCAGAAAAGCGTTCTTTGAAAAAATCATCGCTGCCTTTAAAGACCAGCCGGTTACCGTAATTGCCGCTACTCCACCGGAAATCTTTGAAGAATGGCCGGATAATTTTATTGTGAACAGTTTCGTGCCTCAATCTGCAGTGATGCAGAGAATGGATATGGTGATCTGCCATGGTGGTTTCAATACCGTTAACGATACTTTTAGAAACGGATTACCGATGTTAATCACTCCTATTGCTTATGATCATTTCCATATTGCAAAACTGATCGAGCAGGCAGGTTGCGGAATCAGTATCCGATACAAAAGACTTCGTGTAGATGCTCTTCGTGAAACTGCTTTTGAATTATTGGAAAATCCGAAATACAGAGCCGCCGCTCAGGAAGTCCGAAACACATTTACCCTTGCCGGAGGGAACGATAAAGCGGTAGAACTGTTAGAAAATTTTGTGCAGGAACATTCAACATTAGCTTCTGTATAG
- a CDS encoding helix-turn-helix domain-containing protein, with the protein MYKITDQLKNIGFSINRLDYIITRNNNKREFSTLDYFCIYIILEDIQLTVENVPYSLKKGNIAFVGPQKKIVFGETKRSDVYSIAFSSSFYERSTKDSLFINSQLFYNYNSEIFIAPFINIEQMRVIFLERMESFRKKDESLYISAAHNAIERLMLDAFFHIPTEEIKKDIKFDYMYYVNRFKVLLQRDYKKAKKVAYYAGELNISSRKLTEMTEYVLGKTAKHIIIEKLITECKKALAFSNATISEISYELGFSNEGNFTNFIKKHTGKNPSEMK; encoded by the coding sequence ATGTACAAAATCACGGATCAGTTAAAAAATATAGGATTCAGTATCAATCGTTTAGATTATATTATTACCAGAAATAACAACAAAAGAGAATTCAGCACATTAGACTATTTTTGTATTTATATTATTCTTGAAGACATCCAGTTAACGGTAGAAAATGTTCCGTATTCATTAAAAAAGGGAAATATAGCCTTCGTAGGACCACAAAAGAAAATCGTTTTTGGGGAGACCAAAAGATCAGATGTCTATTCCATTGCTTTTTCATCCAGTTTTTATGAAAGATCAACCAAGGACAGCCTTTTTATCAATTCACAGCTTTTTTACAATTATAATTCTGAAATATTTATAGCGCCATTCATCAATATAGAACAGATGAGGGTCATATTTCTGGAACGCATGGAAAGTTTCCGGAAAAAGGATGAAAGTCTCTATATATCTGCTGCCCATAACGCCATAGAAAGGCTGATGCTGGACGCATTTTTTCATATTCCCACTGAAGAGATCAAAAAAGATATCAAATTCGACTATATGTATTATGTGAACCGCTTCAAAGTGCTTTTACAAAGAGATTATAAAAAAGCAAAAAAGGTGGCCTACTATGCAGGAGAATTGAATATCTCCTCAAGAAAACTGACCGAGATGACAGAGTATGTACTGGGAAAAACAGCCAAACATATCATCATTGAAAAGCTGATTACCGAGTGCAAAAAAGCACTGGCCTTTTCAAACGCTACCATCTCTGAAATCTCTTATGAGCTGGGTTTCAGTAATGAAGGAAATTTTACCAATTTTATTAAAAAACATACCGGAAAAAATCCCTCAGAAATGAAATAA
- a CDS encoding phthiocerol/phthiodiolone dimycocerosyl transferase family protein has protein sequence MIKRPLMMVERIMYVDPETPLNCVYTARINGEIPEENFRTALVRIQQKHPLLRANIDHSNGRYPFFMGQRDIEPIPLRIVERKTDEDWFKESEKGWFQLFETPKKPLAEVVWVKGQNTSEILWIMPHCISDGTTGVTLMRELLSLLDNPYAPLIPYVAFESVDDFLPSDFNTGIKKYKAGLYLLFAKIFFAIQRKSKKRNRGKNYAIHWKMTPEETQLITEKCKANGISVHALLCSSVMQAFRDVQGDRAKGKVISPVDVRHFIPEIKEDHLFAFAPTVELSVKKDNKNVMSNAKEIKRNLIEKISKMEARELLWMGEHMHPIVERMIHMLKSSEGGHDVTLSNMGKVNIPNDYKNFNLETVFSPTVAFPWLNSNTLVTSTYNQQMDFTFMSNENFLPKEEAHQIKDKAIELLTTSL, from the coding sequence ATGATCAAAAGACCTTTAATGATGGTGGAAAGGATTATGTATGTAGATCCTGAAACGCCTTTAAACTGTGTTTATACAGCAAGAATCAACGGGGAGATTCCCGAAGAAAATTTTAGAACAGCTTTAGTAAGAATTCAGCAGAAACACCCGCTGTTGAGAGCCAACATTGATCATAGCAACGGACGATATCCTTTCTTTATGGGACAAAGAGATATCGAACCCATTCCGCTTCGTATTGTAGAGCGAAAAACGGATGAGGATTGGTTCAAAGAATCTGAAAAAGGATGGTTCCAACTTTTTGAAACTCCTAAAAAACCATTGGCTGAAGTAGTCTGGGTAAAAGGACAGAACACTTCTGAAATCCTTTGGATCATGCCTCACTGTATTTCTGACGGAACTACCGGAGTGACTTTAATGCGTGAACTTTTGAGTTTACTGGATAATCCTTATGCTCCTTTAATTCCTTATGTTGCTTTTGAATCTGTTGATGATTTTCTTCCTTCGGATTTTAATACAGGAATTAAAAAATATAAAGCCGGTCTTTATCTGCTGTTTGCCAAAATTTTCTTTGCAATCCAGCGAAAAAGTAAAAAGAGAAACAGAGGAAAAAACTACGCGATTCACTGGAAAATGACACCGGAAGAAACCCAGCTGATTACTGAAAAATGTAAAGCCAACGGAATCTCTGTACATGCTTTACTGTGTTCTTCTGTGATGCAGGCATTCCGTGATGTTCAGGGAGACCGTGCCAAAGGTAAGGTGATCAGCCCTGTAGATGTGCGTCATTTTATTCCGGAAATTAAAGAAGACCATTTATTTGCTTTCGCTCCAACGGTAGAGCTTTCTGTGAAGAAAGACAACAAAAATGTGATGAGCAATGCCAAAGAAATCAAAAGGAATCTTATTGAGAAAATCAGTAAAATGGAAGCCCGTGAGCTCCTGTGGATGGGCGAACATATGCATCCCATTGTGGAACGCATGATCCATATGCTGAAATCCAGCGAAGGCGGACATGATGTAACCTTATCCAATATGGGAAAGGTCAATATCCCGAATGATTATAAAAATTTCAATCTGGAAACGGTATTCAGTCCTACTGTGGCTTTCCCATGGCTGAACTCAAATACCTTAGTCACCAGTACGTACAACCAGCAGATGGACTTCACCTTTATGTCCAATGAAAATTTTCTTCCCAAAGAGGAAGCCCATCAGATAAAAGATAAAGCCATCGAGCTATTGACCACCTCTCTATGA
- a CDS encoding alpha/beta fold hydrolase has product MPIITVNNRQVHIQELNKEAEQTVVLIHGMFSNLSIYYFNIAPVLAKHFHVVMYDLKSHGMSERFLDGYDLDNMSSDLIGLIDHLQLEKVHLVGYSFGGLIALKTALEYPDRVNQLVVMEAPDPQDEKARNIIDEYSKEFLEHYVANFTDTTKVQMGKRQMEKNHRMYEFLFNQTTIKADMIREKHFLDEADFKGLETSTLLLYGADSNCRPTGEWLQSQISGSELELIPGDHNIPIQEPNLIAETIAQFLSKILTQNHG; this is encoded by the coding sequence ATGCCAATAATCACTGTCAATAACAGACAAGTTCATATACAGGAACTCAACAAAGAAGCCGAACAAACCGTGGTACTTATCCACGGTATGTTCAGTAACCTGTCCATTTATTATTTTAATATTGCCCCTGTGCTGGCCAAGCATTTCCATGTGGTGATGTACGATCTGAAAAGTCACGGTATGAGTGAACGCTTTTTGGATGGGTACGATCTTGACAACATGTCATCCGATTTAATAGGTTTAATAGATCACCTTCAACTGGAAAAAGTACACCTTGTAGGCTATAGCTTCGGAGGTCTTATTGCGCTGAAAACAGCATTAGAATATCCAGACCGCGTAAATCAGCTCGTGGTAATGGAAGCTCCGGATCCTCAGGACGAAAAAGCCCGTAACATCATTGATGAATACAGCAAAGAATTTCTTGAGCATTACGTAGCCAATTTTACAGATACTACCAAAGTGCAGATGGGTAAAAGACAAATGGAAAAGAATCATCGTATGTATGAATTTCTCTTTAATCAGACCACCATTAAAGCAGATATGATCAGGGAAAAACATTTCCTTGATGAAGCTGACTTCAAGGGATTGGAAACTTCCACTTTATTGCTTTATGGAGCTGACTCCAACTGCAGACCTACCGGTGAGTGGCTTCAGTCTCAAATCAGCGGATCTGAACTTGAATTAATTCCGGGCGATCATAACATTCCTATCCAGGAACCCAATCTGATTGCGGAAACAATCGCTCAATTTTTATCTAAAATTTTAACACAAAACCATGGCTAA
- a CDS encoding acyl carrier protein encodes MDTVNATLKMNHEELFTLLKGFITEVIGAEFVEEMDITPESSFTKDLEMDSIEIVSFSEKIKAHFGDQIDFTGWLSSMDLDQLINLDLSMIINYIYECQ; translated from the coding sequence ATGGACACTGTAAACGCAACATTAAAAATGAACCACGAAGAACTTTTTACTTTATTAAAAGGTTTTATTACTGAAGTGATTGGGGCTGAATTTGTAGAAGAAATGGATATTACTCCTGAAAGTTCATTCACCAAAGATCTTGAAATGGACAGCATCGAGATTGTTTCTTTCTCAGAAAAAATCAAAGCGCATTTTGGCGATCAGATCGACTTTACAGGTTGGTTATCTTCTATGGATCTTGACCAGCTTATCAATCTTGACCTTAGTATGATCATCAATTATATCTACGAATGCCAATAA
- a CDS encoding condensation domain-containing protein encodes MKRKLLFGERMLLGDGTEPFNAVIPFRLRGTFTLKEIQQALAQIQNKHPWLRALISHDEKNIPWFNVPEKPISIPVRIITRQSEDQWQEESRREWNTIFNYEKLPLIRFVWIKGENVSDMLFAFHHCLCDGGSAMAFLKEFLLVLDNPAADIGTENPILGIQDVVPSTILNSRRQKLKAKFIGRLAATAIKWIPVGKKVVERQNDYLIHWKLDETLSKELINYCKSQEVTVNTFLSASVLQAFKKVRGEKSFNKVSCPVDIRRFANQIKEDHIFAFGLMIVVSSDEKLSFEDNLRTMQKSVEQKTSKLNPYITMMVMESGHDALKNFTKLLKNGKSSNDCMFSNLGRIQIPHEYKEFTVETIFSPSVIGPLGNTTTLVVSTYRGKMDFSFMGSEGYLPYTNALAVREEVMQIIHSQLKQMAVS; translated from the coding sequence ATGAAAAGAAAATTGTTATTTGGTGAACGCATGTTATTGGGAGACGGTACAGAACCCTTTAACGCAGTCATTCCGTTCAGACTGAGAGGTACTTTTACCTTAAAAGAGATCCAGCAGGCTCTGGCTCAAATTCAAAATAAACATCCATGGCTGAGAGCATTGATCAGCCATGATGAAAAAAATATTCCATGGTTTAATGTTCCGGAAAAACCTATTTCTATTCCTGTAAGAATCATCACCCGACAAAGTGAAGATCAATGGCAGGAAGAATCCAGGAGAGAATGGAACACCATTTTTAATTACGAAAAATTACCTCTGATCCGGTTTGTATGGATCAAAGGGGAAAACGTTTCTGACATGCTTTTTGCGTTCCATCATTGCTTATGTGATGGTGGTTCTGCAATGGCTTTTTTAAAAGAATTTCTTCTGGTACTGGATAATCCGGCTGCCGATATTGGAACAGAAAATCCAATCTTAGGCATTCAGGATGTTGTTCCCTCCACTATTCTGAACAGCCGCAGGCAGAAACTGAAAGCTAAGTTTATCGGAAGACTGGCCGCTACTGCAATCAAATGGATTCCGGTAGGTAAAAAAGTCGTTGAAAGACAGAACGACTACCTGATCCACTGGAAACTGGATGAAACCCTGAGTAAAGAGTTAATTAATTACTGCAAATCCCAGGAAGTGACCGTCAATACATTTTTGAGCGCATCCGTATTGCAGGCATTTAAAAAAGTAAGAGGAGAAAAATCCTTCAACAAGGTTTCCTGTCCGGTAGATATCAGAAGGTTTGCCAATCAGATTAAAGAAGATCATATTTTCGCTTTCGGGCTGATGATTGTGGTTTCTTCTGATGAAAAGCTAAGTTTTGAGGACAATCTAAGGACAATGCAGAAATCTGTGGAACAAAAGACCTCAAAGCTGAATCCTTACATCACAATGATGGTGATGGAGTCCGGACATGATGCACTGAAGAATTTTACCAAACTGTTAAAAAACGGAAAGTCATCCAATGACTGTATGTTTTCCAATCTGGGACGCATACAGATTCCTCATGAATACAAAGAGTTTACGGTGGAGACGATTTTCAGTCCGTCAGTCATTGGTCCATTAGGAAATACAACGACTCTTGTAGTCTCTACTTACCGTGGAAAAATGGATTTTTCATTCATGGGAAGCGAAGGATATTTGCCTTACACCAATGCTCTGGCAGTCCGTGAGGAGGTAATGCAGATTATACATTCACAACTGAAACAAATGGCAGTATCATGA